The genomic window CCGATTCTATGGCCAAATTGCCCGAGCTCGTAAAAATAAAGGGCGAGCAAAAGGTCGCCCAAGCTTGCAATATAGGCGTCCATACTCTTAACGATATTATTGAAGAGCTTTTAAAGCCCGGCAGGGATATAAGGGATTCTTTGCCCAAGCCTATATTGAGAAGCGATGTCATAACCATAGGCGACCTAAAAGAAGGAATGATTTTTTCAGGAACCGTCAGAAATGTTATAGATTTTGGCGCGTTTGTTGATATCGGCGTCCATCAAGACGGGCTTGTGCATATCTCCGAAATCGCCGATTTTTATATTAAGCATCCTTGCGAGGTTTTGAGCGCGGGCGATGTTGTCAATGTCAAAGTCTTGAGCGTGGACAAAAACAAAAAACGCATAGGCTTGACAATGAAAGGCGTTGAAGGAAACAAACTTACCCGCCCCGCCAAAACAAGCAAAAATTCGCCCGCCAATAAAGAATTGCCCTTGGAAGAAGCTTTGAAGCTTTTGGCACAAAAATATAACAAACAATAAGGACAATTATTATGTTTCCCAAAAACCCTAAAGAGTTTAAAGGGCGGCGATTTTATTGTAAATGCGGCAAAACGCATTCTTTTGAAACAGATATTGTCTTGGGAAAAAACATATTGCCTAGGGAATTTTCCAAAGACACTCTTATTATTTGCGACAGCAATACCTTGGAATGCGCAAAAGATATAAAAGCCAAAAAATTTGTTATCGGCAAAGGCGTTGAAAACGCCGATATTAAATATGTATATCAAATAATTGACAATACGCCCAAAGATATCGCCGCGCTTGCGGCTTTGGGCAGCGGAACTATTTGCGACATTACAAGGTATGCCGCGCATTTGAGCCAAAAAGATTTTGTGGCGCTGGCGACCGCGCCCAGCATGGACGGATA from Clostridiales bacterium includes these protein-coding regions:
- a CDS encoding S1 RNA-binding domain-containing protein, translating into DSMAKLPELVKIKGEQKVAQACNIGVHTLNDIIEELLKPGRDIRDSLPKPILRSDVITIGDLKEGMIFSGTVRNVIDFGAFVDIGVHQDGLVHISEIADFYIKHPCEVLSAGDVVNVKVLSVDKNKKRIGLTMKGVEGNKLTRPAKTSKNSPANKELPLEEALKLLAQKYNKQ